A stretch of Halichondria panicea chromosome 1, odHalPani1.1, whole genome shotgun sequence DNA encodes these proteins:
- the LOC135334236 gene encoding uncharacterized protein LOC135334236 isoform X5 has product MDRQHCCVIVAACLLSVFALCVGQAPIAICEEDFSDNLTCETIADRRRCSFPRSELCNDQMLCDDERDEGVTTGTGLDCDGSLTGRKAADNGKVEPGFLCSNGTILDLVQLCDGMADCEGGDDETHPLCANKCLFPYYGGCFYTRECQSMAREATCGLCRPGFARDPRNYETGECVEARFRFQSSAYTMCENQERTVFVTLDTTGVLDRRVLVDVRVIGGTATVGNDFTLSTSQLVFEQFSGGELNRGVTIRAVLDSVSEDSETILLEASAGDWPFTIGENSTTVTIDECSAENLFLLPYRSVSEGSGSITTYVQLASGVDTLTEDLIVNISTSSNSAIGNVDYLETQLTLTFPNGSIGGVRIPFSVPLIDDNIAEYRENFRITASTSGNGIGVYSRTTRTRFVYINDDDPFIVEFEYPSYTVREGESVEVCLVNTTSPERIHSFTVQFYTSYDCDTSSTITVIDDATADLDYEAVYRESDVIFPPDTNRACTIINTYHDNLEEGVEKFIVRSVHSGGVGQTSHSTDILIVNVNVDPVTVSIEKSFYSITQPEDSVEICINATKISLDEPIPINLQTQYETVELTLFAAVTRTCSIVTFSSNLFSRNGRIETIQAVIVPDNRRVTLDRFQAEIALFDGNGVKDDCPVLPKPANGQVEQLPTDRQILPGSIAIYSCDVGLVPDRTRFRECTADLTWSGIPPACIQGVRGIVESFSNEFIVGFATSNPGSQALVVTTNGQTVPFLVLGNRFDGVSNVQNSNYFWNGIPNTYTGKGIHIKAKTGGKVAVHGLRSIGRPSYYPSYSLIDLYLAINIRHTDDVKEYEYYSIPYNYPSSLHLIATEDNTIVNISRNATLILDRLQTHQIDEIESLKSVRVTSNKPLSIISAKKCFGTCDYLAEQLLPTHLWGKRFLVASFLGLKNRESLRILASKLKSKVTIKCAHTSITRTENIVSGLGQRQWSDVKLDEQGNRDRFCVLEASDPVQVIQFAQVSDDNSYMMTIPAIEQYGEFFTGFHTSNRSPFNFVNLYVTPEHFVPGGILVDEDAVLDWTTVRCASGEICGYISRPVLLRRPYHTVRHQDPRGRIGISAYGFDIRLNISYGYPASMYIPSPQSVDECVPNLNICDPNAQCISVNGRYECVCNDGYEKRRDETCTDIDECAVIGTSVCDVNAYCTNTIGGNNCTCNTGFIGTGKTCTPESNLTEFEDYLPFIKDKEEAIKLSDDSCEEIKVLAIPIGPDKVTQIWICENGVISIGERPFKLWRPQHFPSDNPLIQQANILAPFWNDHEPNPGLGAVKYQIFEKGPDQSNQGINRFVAYQQSLDEFKGEWMIVVSWENVSPYTRCSDVQVQQNSYQAIIISDFTTTYAVFTYNAEALKWSSICNDVYSVIGYNFDQRKTESLNIPSFQNHRFSGSSNIKQIPLKFQTQGVQWANLIYLIGKDESPIQRSAAECVVMGNRDESQFMERGVRVEQGLSCPCSVEQAFRDRRYIHAAAYLAEITGDDRFLSRNCFVQVFRPLRANRGVHMCCYSTSEESLGALLGSPFQSEASSPLRFHPYTERDDFMEYDYHFQRSCCFSESDNMCPTYTNQRRADECLSYTPSEFAWFWGDPHFTTLDGAGYTFNGWGEYSLLEINTSDVQFLLQGRTNPVNNSKATQLVAFAMEASPNSPVEIRLDTATDKFVVLFNGSDITDNVSTIREPYFSPNSDVFITRDSQNVIVCGFPIGISVTVTASSGMLSFVLGIPDDFRNITRGLMGNYNGIEMDDLAYRNGTMLAQNSSDRLIHGMGQSWQIRPDDSVFTYPEGNTALDFAFPDHIPQFLDEVVATASVNVLTACGDSVQCIFDASQTGDISIGLETMIINVANVDYRQEAINTPPLIAGPSVLVITLGQEAELVFSVTDDNNNLSVSLIGGLPINSTLTVSPMNGFSEVTFRWTITEIVDVSLLFEARDERNAVSVLSVQVQICACDNGGDCTVDGLRSTVGSTLVLNCDCPEAYDGRFCADDSDGCTGVICFEEVTCVDVPAPGVGAMCGPCPVGYFGDGQKCDDINECEEDAHNCTDVCVNVQGGFECACNQGYTLADTTSCTDVDECSVLNGGCHQVCNNFEGGFECDCSDGFGLTNDNTTCQVLPESSCSNDAICSQNCVRLFGVEVCSCNLGYTLDRDNVTCSDIDECAESPCDQECSNSDGGFQCVCEEGYVLDTDERSCLDIDECSVAAENDTDLCTSPMFCSNTLGGFECLCPGGTEQAGGTCVSIGTNVRRVNDSVIGDPLMTVPLYLTNTSALQSNINLEENEVINLCFEIHGRSDEYFNLVSDSCISVNAHYQRADPQLPANIIDEITVRAAGLDGICRNIAVSVENCQATIDGSVLDETYTSAGISVRLYRNRVRISAPNCQDLDLVMWVFCEQSELRGYPELGEPDIVVNVSMIHFVIARGLNIRESAHGLLGQFWNVPITIERYLGSLSDGSTRDDTYILTVNYPNTFPRRFVTFLHSPTWDRRGKEYCLYGGNRQGGGILEIESPNDPIIQGRYRDYIVGEQFGVDFVYSHFESSECSL; this is encoded by the exons ATGGATAGACAGCATTGCTGTGTAATAGTGGCTGCTTGCTTACTGTCTGTTTTTGCCCTTTGTGTGGGCCAAGCTCCAATAGCTATCTGTGAAGAGGATTTTTCCGATAACTTAACGTGTGAGACAATAGCGGATAGGAGGCGCTGCAGCTTCCCCAGAAGTGAACTTTGCAACGATCAAATGTTGTGTGATGATGAACGTGATGAAGGGGTAACCACTGGAACTGGATTGGACT GTGATGGTAGTCTCACTGGTCGCAAGGCTGCTGACAATGGCAAAGTGGAGCCTGGATTTCTGTGTTCTAATGGCACTATCCTGGACCTGGTACAACTGTGTGATGGCATGGCCGACTGTGAGGGTGGAGATGATGAGACACACCCTCTCTGTGCAA ACAAGTGTCTGTTTCCCTACTATGGAGGATGTTTTTACACAAGAGAGTGCCAGTCCATGGCTAGAGAAGCAACTTGTGGGCTGTGTCGTCCAGGGTTCGCAAGAGATCCTAGGAATTATGAAACTGGCGAATGTGttg AGGCTCGTTTCAGATTTCAAAGCTCAGCGTACACTATGTGCGAAAACCAGGAAAGAACAGTTTTTGTGACGCTTGATACAACTGGAGTCCTTGATAGAAGAGTGCTGGTGGATGTCAGGGTAATTGGTGGAACTGCTACAG TTGGTAATGACTTCACATTATCAACAAGTCAGCTTGTATTTGAGCAATTTTCTGGTGGAGAATTAAATAGAGGAGTAACTATTAGGGCTGTACTCGACAGTGTTTCTGAAGACAGTGAAACTATTCTCCTGGAAGCTTCAGCTGGTGATTGGCCATTCACTATTGGAGAGAATAGTACTACCGTTACAATCGATGAGTGCAGTGCAG AAAACCTGTTTTTGCTTCCATATCGAAGTGTTAGTGAGGGTTCCGGCTCAATAACTACGTATGTACAACTGGCCAGTGGAGTTGATACTCTCACGGAGGATCTCATTGTCAACATATCAACCAGTTCTAATTCTGCCATAG GCAATGTTGACTACCTTGAGACACAGTTGACTCTCACCTTTCCTAATGGATCCATAGGAGGAGTCAGGATTCCATTTTCTGTTCCATTAATTGATGATAACATTGCTGAATACCGAGAAAATTTTCGTATAACAGCTTCAACAAGTGGCAATGGAATTGGAGTGTACTCAAGAACAACACGCACTCGATTTGTATATATTAATGACGATGACC cCTTCATAGTTGAATTTGAGTACCCAAGCTACACTGTACGAGAAGGAGAGAGTGTGGAAGTCTGTCTGGTCAACACCACTAGTCCAGAAAGGATCCATAGCTTCACAGTGCAGTTCTACACTTCATATGACTGTGATACTTCATCCACTATTACAGTAATAGATGATGCaacag CTGACTTGGACTATGAAGCAGTGTACAGGGAAAGTGATGTTATATTCCCACCTGACACTAATCGAGCATGCACGATTATCAACACTTACCACGATAACTTGGAGGAAGGAGTGGAAAAGTTCATTGTAAGGTCTGTACATAGCGGTGGAGTTGGACAGACCTCTCATTCTACAGACATTTTAATTGTAAATGTGAATG TGGATCCAGTGACAGTATCGATTGAAAAATCATTCTATTCAATTACTCAACCAGAAGACTCTGTGGAAATATGCATCAATGCTACTAAAATCAGCCTGGATGAACCGATCCCCATAAACTTACAAACCCAAT ATGAAACCGTGGAGCTGACACTTTTTGCTGCAGTTACTCGTACATGCTCTATTGTTACTTTCTCTAGCAACTTATTCTCCAGAAATGGTCGTATTGAGACCATACAAGCTGTGATTGTGCCTGATAATCGTCGAGTTACCCTTGACCGATTTCAAGCAGAGATAGCATTGTTTGATGGAAATGGTG TTAAGGATGACTGTCCAGTCTTACCGAAACCTGCTAATGGACAAGTTGAACAGTTGCCTACTGATAGACAGATTCTCCCTGGCTCCATTGCCATATACTCGTGTGATGTCGGGTTGGTTCCTGATAGGACACGATTCAGAGAGTGTACGGCTGATCTCACCTGGTCAGGAATCCCACCGGCTTGTATTCAAG GTGTCAGGGGCATTGTCGAAAGTTTTTCTAATGAATTCATTGTCGGATTTGCAACTTCGAATCCTGGGTCGCAAGCTCTTGTTGTTACAACAAATGGTCAAACTGTTCCCTTTCTTGTTCTAGGAAATCGATTCGATGGTGTTTCTAATGTTCAGAACTCTAACTATTTTTGGAATGGCATCCCAAATACCTATACAGGGAAAGGTATTCACATAAAAGCAAAAACTGGTGGAAAAGTTGCTGTTCATGGCTTGCGAAGTATTGGCCGTCCAAGCTATTATCCAAGTTATTCACTCATAGATTTGTATCTAGCAATCAATATAAGGCATACGGATGATGTGAAAGAGTACGAATATTATTCAATACCATACAACTACCCCAGCTCATTACACCTTATTGCAACTGAAGACAACACTATTGTTAACATCTCACGTAATGCAACGCTCATCCTGGATCGCCTTCAAACACACCAAATTGATGAGATTGAATCACTTAAATCCGTAAGAGTGACAAGCAACAAACCTCTTTCAATTATCAGTGCTAAGAAGTGTTTTGGAACATGTGACTACCTAGCCGAACAGTTATTACCCACCCACCTATGGGGTAAAAGATTTCTAGTAGCGTCATTTCTTGGACTGAAGAATAGAGAGAGTCTACGGATATTGGCTTCAAAACTGAAATCTAAAGTCACCATTAAATGTGCCCACACTAGTATCACTCGTACAGAAAATATAGTATCTGGTCTTGGTCAACGTCAATGGAGTGATGTAAAACTTGATGAGCAGGGTAATAGGGACCGGTTTTGTGTATTGGAAGCTTCAGACCCAGTGCAGGTGATTCAGTTTGCTCAAGTTAGTGATGATAATTCTTACATGATGACCATTCCAGCTATTGAACAATATGGAGAATTTTTCACAGGGTTCCATACTTCAAATCGATCTCCTTTTAACTTTGTGAATCTCTATGTGACACCCGAACATTTTGTGCCTGGAGGCATTCTCGTTGACGAAGATGCAGTGTTGGACTGGACAACTGTACGATGTGCCAGTGGGGAAATTTGTGGGTATATCTCGAGGCCTGTTTTATTAAGACGACCATATCATACAGTACGACACCAAGACCCCAGAGGCAGAATAGGAATATCCGCGTACGGATTTGATATCAGATTAAACATATCTTACGGTTACCCTGCAAGCATGTACATACCATCTCCACAAA GTGTTGATGAATGCGTACCAAACTTGAATATTTGCGATCCAAATGCCCAGTGTATAAGTGTGAATGGACGTTATGAATGTGTCTGTAATGATGGCTATGAGAAACGGAGAGATGAAACCTGTACTG ATATAGATGAGTGTGCAGTAATTGGTACTAGTGTCTGTGATGTCAATGCTTACTGCACTAACACTATTGGTGGTAATAACTGTACCTGCAATACTGGCTTTATTGGAACTGGGAAAACTTGTACTCCAG AATCTAATCTAACTGAATTCGAAGACTACTTGCCATTTATCAAAGATAAAGAGGAAGCAATAAAACTAAGTGATGACTCATGTGAAGAGATAAAAGTACTTGCCATTCCTATTGGACCTGACAAAGTCACTCAAATATGg ATCTGTGAGAATGGAGTCATTTCTATTGGTGAAAGACCTTTCAAGTTATGGAGACCTCAACATTTCCCCAGTGACAATCCACTTATTCAACAGGCAAACATCTTAGCTCCATTCTGGAATGATCATGAACCAAATCCAGGTCTTGGAGCTGTGAAATATCAAATTTTTGAAAAAGGTCCTGATCAAAGTAACCAAGGCATTAATAGATTTGTTGCTTATCAGCAAAGTCTGGATGAGTTCAAAGGTGAATGGATGATAGTTGTGAGCTGGGAGAACGTGTCACCATACACTCGATGCAGTGATGTTCAA GTACAGCAAAACTCTTaccaagctataattatctctgATTTTACAACAACATATGCTGTGTTCACTTATAATGCCGAAGCATTGAAGTGGTCCAGTATTTGTAATGATGTGTACTCTGTTATTGGCTACAACTTTGATCAGAGGAAGACAGAGTCTTTAAATATTCCATCATTTCAAAACCATCGTTTCAGTGGATCAAGTAATATCAAACAAATTCCTCTGAAATTCCAGACTCAAGGTGTCCAATGGGCCAACCTGATCTATCTCATTGGGAAAGATGAAAGTCCTATACAACGCTCAGCTGCTGAATGTGTGGTAATGGGAAATCGAGATGAGAGTCAGTTTATGGAACGTGGTGTTCGTGTGGAACAAGGTCTGTCTTGTCCGTGCTCAGTAGAACAAGCATTCCGAGATCGAAGATATATCCACGCTGCTGCTTATCTGGCTGAGATCACTGGTGATGATAGATTCCTCTCCAGAAACTGTTTTGTGCAAGTGTTTAGGCCTCTCAGAGCTAATAGAGGTGTTCATATGTGCTGCTACAGCACAAG TGAGGAATCACTTGGAGCTCTGTTGGGATCTCCATTCCAAAGTGAAGCAAGTTCTCCTTTACGATTTCATCCTTACACTGAGCGTGATGACTTTATGGAATATGATTACCACTTTCAAAGGAGCTGTTGTTTCAGTGAATCGGACAATATGTGCCCAACTTACACCAACCAGCGCAGGGCTGATGAATGCTTGAGCTATACACCCTCAGAGTTTG CCTGGTTTTGGGGTGACCCTCACTTCACAACACTGGATGGTGCCGGCTACACATTCAATGGATGGGGAGAGTACAGCTTACTGGAGATTAACACATCAGATGTCCAGTTCCTTCTCCAAGGTCGGACCAATCCTGTCAACAACTCTAAAGCCACTCAACTGGTAGCATTCGCAATGGAGGCTTCACCAAACAGCCCTGTTGAG ATACGACTGGATACAGCTACGGATAAGTTTGTCGTTCTTTTCAATGGATCTGACATTACTGACAATGTCTCCACGATAAGAGAACCATACTTCTCACCAAATTCTGATGTCTTTATAACCAGAGATTCCCAAAATGTCATAGTGTGTGGTTTTCCTATTGGTATCTCTGTGACAGTCACCGCCTCTTCGGGGATGCTCTCGTTTGTACTCGGAATACCTGACGATTTCAGAAATATCACTCGAGGGCTCATGGGCAATTATAATGGAATTGAAATGGATGACCTCGCGTATCGGAATGGAACTATGCTTGCTCAGAATTCATCGGACAGATTGATTCATGGAATGGGACAATCGT GGCAAATCAGACCAGATGATTCAGTGTTTACATATCCTGAGGGCAATACTGCACTGGACTTTGCTTTCCCTGATCACATCCCTCAGTTTCTGGACGAGGTGGTTGCCACGGCAAGTGTGAATGTGTTGACTGCCTGTGGGGACAGTGTACAGTGCATATTTGATGCGTCCCAGACTGGTGACATCAGTATTGGGCTGGAGACGATGATCATAAATGTAGCCAATGTGGACTACAGGCAGGAAGCAA TCAACACTCCACCGCTCATTGCTGGTCCCTCTGTTCTCGTGATCACCCTGGGACAAGAAGCCGAGTTGGTCTTCTCTGTAACAGACGACAACAATAACTTAAGCGTGTCATTAATTGGAGGCCTGCCCATCAACTCAACTCTTACAGTATCACCAATGAATGGATTTTCCGAAGTTACATTTCGATGGACTATAACTGAGATTGTCGATGTGTCGCTGTTATTTGAGGCTAGAGACGAACGCAATGCAGTGTCAGTGTTGAGTGTACAGGTGCAGATCTGTGCTTGTGACAATGGTGGTGACTGTACAGTGGATGGACTACGAAGTACTGTAGGGAGCACTCTGGTACTCAACTGTGACTGCCCTGAAG CCTATGATGGTAGGTTCTGTGCTGATGATTCTGATGGCTGCACTGGTGTGATATGCTTTGAGGAGGTGACATGTGTCGATGTCCCTGCCCCTGGAGTTGGAGCAATGTGCGGACCATGTCCAGTAGGGTATTTCGGAGATGGACAGAAATGTGATG ataTCAACGAGTGTGAGGAGGATGCTCACAACTGTACTGATGTCTGTGTGAATGTACAGGGAGGGTTCGAATGTGCCTGTAACCAAGGTTACACACTAGCCGACACCACATCATGTACAG ATGTTGATGAGTGTAGTGTATTGAATGGTGGTTGCCATCAAGTATGCAACAACTTTGAGGGAGGGTTCGAATGCGACTGTTCAGACGGATTTGGATTGACCAATGACAACACAACATGTCAAG TTCTACCGGAGTCTTCTTGTTCTAATGACGCTATATGCTCTCAAAACTGTGTGAGATTGTTCGGTGTGGAGGTGTGTAGCTGTAACCTTGGATACACACTGGATAGAGATAATGTCACCTGTTCGG ATATTGACGAGTGTGCTGAGTCACCATGTGATCAAGAGTGCAGTAACTCTGATGGAGGGTTCCAGTGTGTCTGTGAGGAAGGATATGTGTTGGACACGGATGAGAGGAGCTGTTTGG ATATAGACGAGTGCTCGGTAGCTGCCGAGAATGATACTGACCTTTGCACCTCTCCCATGTTCTGCTCTAATACACTGGGTGGCTTTGAGTGTTTGTGCCCTGGGGGGACTGAGCAAGCAGGTGGCACATGTGTCTCCATAG GTACAAATGTTCGTCGAGTCAATGATTCTGTGATTGGAGATCCACTGATGACTGTACCTCTCTACCTCACCAACACAAGTGCACTGCAGAGCAATATCAATCTCGAAGAAAATGAAGTTATTAATCTTTGCTTTGAAATCCACGGTCGATCTGATGAATATTTCAATCTCGTGTCTGACTCTTGTATTAGCGTGAATGCACATTACCAGCGAGCAGATCCACAATTACCCGCCAATATTATTGATGAGATAACAGTTCGAGCAGCTGGTCTTGACGGGATCTGCCGAAATATTGCAGTCAGTGTCGAAAATTGCCAGGCAACAATCGATGGGTCTGTGCTCGATGAAACTTACACAAGTGCTGGAATATCTGTGAGACTGTATCGAAATCGTGTTCGAATTTCTGCTCCTAATTGCCAAGACCTTGATTTGGTGATGTGGGTATTTTGTGAGCAGTCAGAGTTGAGGGGATACCCTGAACTGGGAGAGCCTGATATCGTGGTCAATGTTAGTATGATCCACTTTGTGATTGCTCGTGGACTTAATATCAGAGAATCGGCTCATGGCTTGCTGG GTCAGTTTTGGAATGTTCCCATCACCATCGAGCGCTATTTGGGCTCTCTCTCTGATGGCAGCACACGAGATGATACCTACATCCTGACTGTCAACTATCCGAACACGTTCCCTCGTCGTTTTGTGACCTTTCTTCACTCTCCGACTTGGGACAGACGAGGGAAGGAGTATTGTTTGTACGGGGGTAACAGACAGGGTGGAGGGATACTTGAGATAGAGTCACCAAATGATCCGATTATCCAGGGACGCTATAGAGACTATATCGTGGGGGAACAGTTCGGAGTGGACTTTGTGTATTCTCATTTCGAATCTTCTGAGTGCAGTCTGTGA